A stretch of DNA from Candidatus Tanganyikabacteria bacterium:
ACAAGCAAATCGTCGTGCGTTACCTCGAGTTGCGGCCGTGGCGCGAACGCTACCCCATCTTGAAGCTGCCGCTGCTGCGGGGCGTGGCCACGCTATTCGAGTCGCTGTACGTCGGGTGGAAGATGCTCGGCGAGTCGGCGGCCATCTCCATCGGCGAGGATCCCGACAAGAAGGACGAGAGCCTCGGCTTCGCGCTGTTTCTGGGGCTGGCCCTGGCGATCGCGCTGTTCGCCGCGGCGCCGGCCTGGGTGTTCACGGTGCTGCCGGGATCCTGGAGCACGCTGGAGCGATCCTTCGTCGAGGGCCTGGTGCGCCTCCTGATCTTCATCGGCTACATCGTCGCCATCGGTTTCTACGAGGACGTCAAGCGGCTCTTCGAATACCACGGCGCCGAGCACCAGGTCATCAAGTGCCACGAGGCGGGCCTCCCGCTGGAACCCGCAAACGCCCGCCAGTTCTCGCCTCTGCACCCGCGCTGCGGCACCAGCTTCATCATGGTGACGCTGGTGGTGGGCATCCTGGTGTTCTCGTTCATTCCGC
This window harbors:
- a CDS encoding DUF1385 domain-containing protein; protein product: MATESPPVVVDPIGGQAVIEGVMMRSNTGVSVAVRGPDKQIVVRYLELRPWRERYPILKLPLLRGVATLFESLYVGWKMLGESAAISIGEDPDKKDESLGFALFLGLALAIALFAAAPAWVFTVLPGSWSTLERSFVEGLVRLLIFIGYIVAIGFYEDVKRLFEYHGAEHQVIKCHEAGLPLEPANARQFSPLHPRCGTSFIMVTLVVGILVFSFIPREFAFLPEALGFLGRVVAKLALLPLVAGVSYELIRLAGKAGREGASASIVARVALWLTTPGLWLQRLTTRPARDEMLEVAIASLRRALEGPEPPKEIAVP